A genomic segment from Thamnophis elegans isolate rThaEle1 chromosome 3, rThaEle1.pri, whole genome shotgun sequence encodes:
- the LOC116505394 gene encoding helix-loop-helix protein 2-like, whose protein sequence is MMLSPDQAVDSDHPSSAPSDPESLEAKGLRSCCASDLETPNGESAGGGRSAAHPPQPLSREEKRRRRRATAKYRSAHATRERIRVEAFNLAFAELRKLLPTLPPDKKLSKIEILRLAICYISYLNHVLDV, encoded by the coding sequence ATGATGCTGAGCCCAGACCAAGCAGTGGACTCGGACCACCCGTCGTCAGCGCCGTCCGACCCGGAGTCTCTGGAGGCCAAGGGGCTGCGGAGCTGCTGCGCCTCCGACTTAGAGACGCCAAACGGCGAGAGCGCAGGAGGAGGTCGCTCGGCGGCCCATCCGCCGCAGCCGCTGAGCCGTGAGGAGAAGCGGCGGCGCCGTCGAGCCACGGCCAAATATCGGTCGGCCCACGCCACGCGGGAGCGCATCCGCGTGGAGGCTTTCAATTTGGCCTTTGCCGAGCTGCGCAAACTGCTCCCCACGCTTCCCCCGGACAAGAAGCTCTCCAAGATTGAGATCCTCCGTTTGGCCATCTGCTACATATCCTATCTCAACCATGTCCTAGACGTGTAG